In a single window of the Terriglobus roseus genome:
- a CDS encoding PspC domain-containing protein codes for MNGPLLRPRYGRKIAGVCAAFARAYGWDLNLTRLVLVLLVFFGGGGVLAYIVCWLVIPEEPLVLPYSGTYPPPVAGSPYPPTGYPPADYPSTNPPSKPPVV; via the coding sequence ATGAATGGACCGCTGCTTCGTCCCCGGTATGGCCGCAAGATTGCGGGCGTTTGCGCCGCCTTTGCACGTGCCTATGGGTGGGATCTAAACCTTACCCGGCTCGTACTGGTGTTGCTGGTATTCTTTGGCGGCGGCGGTGTCCTGGCCTACATCGTCTGCTGGCTCGTCATTCCGGAGGAGCCGCTGGTGCTGCCCTATTCCGGCACCTATCCGCCCCCGGTCGCTGGTTCGCCATACCCTCCCACCGGCTATCCGCCGGCAGACTATCCGTCAACAAATCCGCCTTCCAAACCCCCGGTGGTTTAG